A region from the Streptomyces sp. 3214.6 genome encodes:
- a CDS encoding class I adenylate-forming enzyme family protein, whose protein sequence is MGEHLSPPGADDRDDGMRPLVRRLFEAQDDSLPYLIHRQEIVTRGELRERVAKQAAVFAGYGIGPGDTVGLRTPPSFTQVEVLLALWRLGAQVLLFDFRLKPAEVAGLCAVCRPQFMVSAGINVQATFGFRSEYEVVTERQSGGRPAATDHRLVQFSSGSTGRPKVIGRTARSLAAEVDRFAGIPGMPGPGDRLLLLSSTAHSFGLVAGLLHSLAAGVSVVFAPRISARDILRTAADHHVSALFGVPMHYELLAAALDPPALPDLRVAVSGGELMPPPVAAHFADRYGVPVGESYGTTETGVVAMDTGGALRPAVGRGAPGVVLREHRGELDVALEESPYLFGTGGAQYTDGWLHTRDRATVDGSGAVTVHGRADSLVVIGGLKVDLVEVENVLREHPAVEQAVLVHEDVTEAYVSLSAGAGQPTAEELLRWCRQRLADYKLPRVIRLLKTLPRTSNGKLLRQAAALRSSD, encoded by the coding sequence ATGGGCGAGCACCTGTCACCGCCCGGCGCGGACGACCGCGACGACGGGATGAGACCGCTCGTCCGGCGTCTCTTCGAGGCGCAGGACGACAGCCTTCCCTATCTGATCCACCGTCAGGAGATTGTCACCCGGGGCGAGTTACGCGAGCGAGTGGCCAAACAGGCCGCAGTCTTCGCCGGTTACGGCATCGGCCCCGGCGACACGGTGGGGCTGCGGACCCCGCCCAGCTTCACGCAGGTCGAGGTGCTGCTCGCGCTGTGGCGGCTCGGCGCGCAGGTGCTGCTCTTCGACTTCCGGCTCAAACCGGCCGAGGTCGCCGGGCTCTGCGCCGTCTGCCGGCCGCAGTTCATGGTGAGCGCCGGCATCAATGTCCAGGCCACCTTCGGCTTCCGGTCCGAGTACGAGGTCGTCACCGAGCGACAGAGCGGCGGCCGGCCGGCGGCCACCGACCACCGGCTGGTCCAGTTCAGCTCGGGCTCCACCGGCCGGCCGAAAGTGATCGGCAGGACCGCCCGGTCGCTCGCCGCCGAGGTGGACCGGTTCGCCGGGATCCCCGGCATGCCGGGCCCGGGCGACCGGCTGCTGCTGCTCAGCTCGACCGCGCACAGCTTCGGCCTCGTCGCGGGGCTGCTGCACTCCCTCGCGGCCGGGGTCTCGGTGGTCTTCGCCCCCCGGATCTCCGCCCGCGACATCCTGCGCACCGCCGCCGACCATCACGTGAGCGCCCTGTTCGGGGTGCCGATGCACTACGAACTGCTCGCCGCCGCCCTCGATCCCCCCGCACTGCCCGACCTGCGGGTCGCGGTCTCGGGCGGAGAGCTGATGCCCCCACCGGTCGCGGCGCACTTCGCCGACCGCTACGGGGTGCCCGTCGGCGAGTCCTACGGGACCACCGAGACCGGCGTGGTCGCCATGGACACCGGCGGCGCCCTGCGGCCGGCGGTCGGCCGGGGCGCCCCGGGCGTCGTGCTCCGGGAGCACCGGGGCGAACTCGACGTCGCCCTGGAGGAGTCGCCGTACCTCTTCGGCACCGGCGGCGCCCAGTACACCGACGGCTGGCTGCACACCCGGGACCGGGCCACCGTGGACGGCTCCGGGGCGGTGACGGTGCACGGCCGGGCGGACTCCCTCGTCGTGATCGGCGGCCTCAAGGTGGACCTCGTCGAGGTCGAGAACGTGCTCCGCGAGCATCCGGCCGTCGAGCAGGCGGTCCTGGTCCACGAGGACGTGACCGAGGCGTACGTCTCGCTGTCCGCCGGGGCCGGCCAGCCGACCGCGGAGGAACTGCTGCGCTGGTGCCGGCAGCGGCTGGCCGACTACAAGCTGCCGCGGGTGATCCGGCTGCTGAAGACCCTGCCCCGCACGTCCAACGGGAAGCTGCTGCGCCAGGCGGCGGCGTTGCGCTCCTCGGATTGA
- a CDS encoding acyl carrier protein, which translates to MSTSTLEDEIREFVLTAVIDEMNILTSRDGITDESPVTVGGLDVDSLSLIELTLRLESRFGVEIPDTDIEPLASLTLGGLVAEVVRRGAKA; encoded by the coding sequence ATGAGTACGTCGACCCTGGAAGACGAGATCCGCGAGTTCGTCCTGACCGCGGTCATCGACGAGATGAACATCCTCACGAGCCGCGACGGCATCACGGACGAGAGCCCCGTGACCGTCGGCGGGCTGGACGTGGACTCACTCAGCCTGATCGAGCTCACGCTGCGGCTGGAGTCGCGATTCGGCGTGGAGATCCCGGACACCGACATCGAGCCCCTGGCCTCGCTGACCCTCGGCGGGCTCGTCGCCGAGGTCGTCCGACGCGGTGCGAAGGCATGA
- a CDS encoding beta-ketoacyl-[acyl-carrier-protein] synthase family protein — MSGEVTVTGFGVRTAFGDGAEALRRGVFAGVPSFAPTTRFDTAPYRTPMAAAAPDGPDAVEDWALRHALARCGAQALDMAGLRPGTEAAVLLGVAGDHTAVTRYWRAEAGAPTAGQVPWSDAVPARLAELLATDSALSGPRLTFTNACVASAAAIIHACRLISSGRTDVAVCAGGYLVEEETFGKFDSGRALSRDGMVRPFSADRSGLLLGDGAAVVVLESAEHARRRGARSLASVVGWGAATDAHHIAQPHPEGVGLARAARQAMRLAGDPEGAALGYVNAHGTGTKYNDGAETRGLRAAFCERAESIPVSSTKSTTGHLLEAAGVVEFVITLLALTDGVLPPTAGYTAADPECDLDYVPNRPRQTDLRRALTINAAFGGANTALVLERP; from the coding sequence ATGAGCGGTGAGGTCACGGTGACCGGATTCGGCGTACGCACCGCGTTCGGCGACGGAGCCGAAGCCCTGCGGCGCGGAGTCTTCGCGGGAGTCCCCTCGTTCGCGCCCACCACGAGGTTCGACACCGCCCCGTACCGGACGCCGATGGCGGCCGCCGCCCCCGACGGTCCCGACGCGGTCGAGGACTGGGCGCTGCGCCACGCGCTCGCCCGGTGCGGGGCGCAGGCCCTCGACATGGCGGGCCTGCGCCCGGGCACGGAAGCCGCGGTCCTGCTCGGCGTCGCCGGAGACCACACCGCCGTCACCCGGTACTGGCGGGCCGAGGCCGGTGCGCCGACCGCCGGGCAGGTGCCGTGGTCCGACGCCGTCCCCGCCCGGCTGGCCGAACTGCTGGCCACCGACTCCGCGCTGAGCGGACCCCGGCTGACCTTCACCAACGCCTGTGTCGCCTCCGCCGCCGCGATCATCCACGCCTGCCGGCTGATCTCCTCCGGGCGCACCGATGTGGCGGTCTGCGCGGGCGGTTACCTCGTGGAGGAGGAGACCTTCGGAAAGTTCGACTCGGGGCGGGCGCTCTCCCGGGACGGCATGGTCCGCCCGTTCAGCGCCGACCGCAGCGGGCTGCTGCTGGGCGACGGGGCCGCGGTCGTCGTGCTCGAATCCGCCGAGCACGCCCGGCGGCGCGGCGCCCGGTCGCTGGCGTCCGTGGTGGGCTGGGGCGCGGCGACGGACGCCCACCACATCGCCCAGCCCCACCCGGAGGGCGTAGGCCTCGCCCGGGCGGCACGGCAGGCGATGCGGCTCGCCGGTGACCCGGAGGGAGCGGCCCTCGGCTATGTCAACGCCCATGGCACCGGCACCAAGTACAACGACGGGGCCGAGACCCGTGGGCTGCGGGCCGCGTTCTGCGAACGGGCGGAGTCGATCCCGGTCAGCTCCACCAAGAGCACCACCGGCCACCTCCTGGAGGCGGCGGGCGTCGTGGAGTTCGTGATCACGCTGCTGGCCCTGACGGACGGGGTCCTGCCGCCGACCGCCGGGTACACCGCGGCGGACCCGGAATGCGACCTCGACTACGTGCCGAACCGGCCGCGCCAGACCGATCTGCGCCGCGCCCTCACGATCAACGCCGCCTTCGGGGGCGCCAACACCGCACTCGTCCTGGAGCGGCCATGA
- a CDS encoding class I adenylate-forming enzyme family protein: MLISRQERARICSDPELGAGNVLERLTAYGRPLDEVVLRTDGGWRAPDGSRPEALTFGRLREVVETYAGWYAAQGVRPRDPVAVHSASSAEFAVNFLALTSLGAIPSFVNGNLAPEIAGEYVRRQGAVGAFTDQAHRQALAGSGLGFLVTADDIRPEHRASLPPVHPYRHDPTDPVLISHSSGTTGMPKGVPHTHRTLMYAQLHRLRYSTGTDMERTLVGLPGAHNAMVATLLYCLLLRTDIKLLSSQRGVDVLDAVEEFRPTTVLAFAGTFGEMAAEDLTGRDLSSVQVWFNTGDAAHEAHIRALVRHGSHLEIRRDLSRARVDGSVFVDGLGSSEAGYSVFHNRHTKDTSAYSRCVGKPISFAEAAVLAEDGTPLPPGQIGRLGLKSPTLTPGYWNDSLTWNRMRLGGYWLTGDLAHQDEDGNFYHLDRAPDAVRTRDGIVFSTRTEELLLAELPELADCTVVGVAQDGVRADWDGDGEAEAYALLQLADEEGHGEGTDEGDGDGGDEVWTRRVNAVLADAGFPPVTRALRMKPDDVAKGATGKVLKRVMRDRFAAKEQHA; this comes from the coding sequence ATGCTCATCAGTAGGCAGGAGCGGGCCCGGATCTGCTCCGACCCCGAACTGGGCGCCGGCAACGTCCTGGAGCGACTGACGGCGTACGGCCGTCCGCTCGACGAAGTCGTGCTGCGTACGGACGGCGGCTGGCGGGCCCCGGACGGCAGCCGGCCCGAGGCGCTCACGTTCGGTCGGCTGCGGGAGGTCGTCGAGACGTATGCGGGCTGGTACGCCGCGCAGGGCGTGCGGCCCCGCGACCCGGTCGCCGTCCACTCCGCCTCCAGTGCCGAGTTCGCCGTGAACTTCCTGGCGCTGACCTCCCTCGGCGCGATTCCGTCGTTCGTCAACGGCAATCTGGCCCCGGAGATCGCCGGCGAGTACGTCCGCCGGCAGGGCGCGGTCGGCGCGTTCACCGACCAGGCCCATCGGCAGGCGCTGGCGGGCTCCGGGCTCGGCTTTCTCGTCACCGCCGACGACATCCGCCCCGAGCACCGCGCGTCGCTGCCGCCGGTCCACCCCTACCGGCACGACCCGACCGACCCGGTGCTCATCTCGCACTCCTCCGGCACCACCGGCATGCCCAAGGGCGTCCCGCACACCCACCGCACGCTGATGTACGCGCAGTTGCACCGGCTGCGTTACTCCACCGGCACCGACATGGAGCGCACCCTCGTCGGACTGCCCGGCGCGCACAACGCCATGGTGGCCACGCTGCTCTACTGCCTTCTGCTGCGCACCGACATCAAGCTCCTGTCCAGTCAACGCGGCGTCGACGTGCTCGACGCCGTCGAGGAGTTCCGGCCGACCACCGTGCTGGCCTTCGCCGGCACGTTCGGCGAGATGGCCGCCGAGGACCTGACGGGGCGTGACCTGTCCAGCGTGCAGGTGTGGTTCAACACCGGGGACGCGGCGCACGAGGCGCACATCAGGGCGCTCGTCCGGCACGGCAGCCATCTGGAGATCCGGCGTGACCTGAGCCGCGCCCGGGTGGACGGCTCGGTCTTCGTGGACGGGCTCGGCTCCTCGGAGGCCGGCTACTCCGTCTTCCACAACCGGCACACCAAGGACACCTCGGCCTACTCGCGCTGCGTCGGCAAGCCGATCAGCTTCGCCGAGGCCGCCGTGCTCGCCGAGGACGGCACCCCGCTGCCGCCGGGACAGATCGGCCGCCTCGGCCTCAAGTCGCCGACCCTGACACCCGGTTACTGGAACGACTCGCTGACCTGGAACAGGATGCGGCTCGGCGGCTACTGGCTCACCGGGGACCTCGCCCACCAGGACGAGGACGGCAACTTCTACCACCTCGACCGGGCGCCGGACGCCGTCCGCACCCGTGACGGGATCGTCTTCAGCACCCGCACGGAGGAACTCCTCCTGGCCGAGCTGCCCGAGCTGGCCGACTGCACGGTCGTCGGCGTCGCCCAGGACGGCGTCCGGGCGGACTGGGACGGCGACGGAGAAGCCGAGGCCTACGCGCTGCTCCAACTCGCCGACGAGGAAGGCCATGGCGAGGGCACGGACGAAGGCGACGGCGACGGCGGCGACGAGGTGTGGACCCGGCGGGTCAACGCCGTCCTGGCGGACGCCGGATTCCCCCCGGTGACCCGGGCCCTGCGGATGAAGCCGGACGACGTCGCCAAGGGCGCCACCGGCAAGGTTCTCAAGCGAGTGATGCGCGACAGGTTCGCCGCCAAGGAGCAGCACGCATGA
- a CDS encoding NAD-dependent epimerase/dehydratase family protein gives MRILVAGATGVVGRPLVGALRARGHQVAALVREEARAPEADEVVVADALDRDAVRSAVSAARPEVVVHQLSALRLLRDDPPEAFAQTARLRTEGTAHLVEAARAAGTRRLVAQSIAFAAAPAGPAVLDEDAPLYVDAPDPGWAATVRAVAELERLVLSGAPGLAGVVLRYGALYGPGTAYARDGGTGQRVLAGKLPLPEGGAGITSFLHVEDAVGAAVAAVESEATGVFHVTDDEPAPAARWLPHYARTLGAPPPRTIPAALAPRLLGWFMTHQLTTARGAAGDRARATLGWKPQRPDWHDGLGRE, from the coding sequence GTGCGGATACTCGTCGCCGGAGCCACCGGAGTCGTCGGACGCCCGCTGGTGGGCGCCCTGCGGGCACGGGGCCACCAGGTCGCCGCGCTGGTGCGGGAGGAGGCACGGGCGCCGGAGGCCGACGAGGTCGTGGTCGCCGACGCCCTCGACCGCGACGCCGTGCGGTCGGCGGTGTCGGCCGCCCGGCCCGAGGTGGTCGTCCATCAGCTGTCGGCGTTGCGTCTGCTGCGCGACGACCCCCCGGAGGCCTTCGCGCAGACCGCGCGGCTGCGCACCGAGGGCACCGCCCATCTGGTCGAGGCGGCCCGCGCGGCCGGCACCCGGCGGCTGGTCGCCCAGTCCATCGCCTTCGCCGCCGCCCCCGCCGGGCCCGCCGTCCTCGACGAGGACGCGCCGCTGTACGTGGACGCCCCGGACCCGGGCTGGGCCGCCACCGTACGGGCCGTCGCCGAACTGGAGCGGCTGGTCCTGTCCGGCGCCCCCGGCCTCGCGGGCGTGGTGCTGCGGTACGGCGCCCTCTACGGCCCGGGCACCGCGTACGCCCGTGACGGCGGGACCGGGCAGCGGGTGCTGGCCGGGAAACTCCCGCTGCCCGAGGGCGGCGCCGGCATCACGTCCTTCCTGCATGTGGAGGACGCCGTGGGGGCGGCCGTCGCCGCCGTCGAGTCGGAGGCCACCGGCGTCTTCCATGTCACGGACGACGAACCGGCCCCGGCCGCCCGGTGGCTGCCGCACTACGCGCGCACCCTCGGCGCCCCGCCCCCGCGCACCATCCCGGCGGCCCTCGCACCCCGGCTGCTGGGCTGGTTCATGACCCATCAGCTCACCACGGCACGCGGAGCCGCGGGCGACCGCGCCCGGGCCACGCTGGGCTGGAAGCCGCAGCGGCCGGACTGGCACGACGGGCTGGGCCGGGAATGA
- a CDS encoding FAD/NAD(P)-binding protein, with the protein MIEPPGPPLAVCVIGAGPRGLCVLERICANAAGTGRPVTVHLVDPYPPGPGAVWRTGQPGELLMNTVASQVTLFTDDSVDCAGPSVPGPSLHEWARTLPEGYPEQVVSEARRLGPDTYPTRAFHGHYLEWVFRHLSRTAPEEVTVHTHRTTALALDDAYDGRQTVTLEDGGRLSGMDAVVLALGHGELVPDRAERELADFADRHGLTYVGPGNPADAALDGIAPGTPVALRGLGLNFFDHLALLTEGRGGTFKENETGLVYLPSGNEPTLYAGSRRGVPYHARGENEKGALGRHHPRFLTPEVIAGLRRRADGGRPVTFREGIWPLIDREVRTLYHETWIRAARGAWAADEFVRLTLAGRGPETDLLDRYAVPRGERWDWRRIERPHGERAFAGRDDFRHWLLEYLRRDLAEARLGNVSGPLKAALDALRDLRNEIRLAVDHGGVSGESYAGELDGWYTPLNAFTSIGPPAFRVEQLIALLEAGTLHVVGPGMRVRPCARENGFLVDAERVAEPPVRVGALIEARLPETDLRRSANPLLRTLLAAGGCVPYRLDGHETGGLAVTGGPPRLVDAAGRAHPRRFAFGVPTEGVRWVTAVGVRPGVGSVTLEDADAIARAALRLPEAEARPKEHKEYLESKEYKERRELGSR; encoded by the coding sequence ATGATCGAACCCCCTGGCCCGCCGCTGGCCGTGTGCGTGATCGGCGCCGGTCCGCGCGGGCTCTGCGTCCTGGAGCGGATCTGCGCCAACGCGGCAGGCACCGGCCGACCGGTCACGGTGCACCTCGTCGATCCGTACCCGCCCGGCCCGGGCGCGGTGTGGCGAACCGGTCAGCCGGGCGAGCTGCTGATGAACACGGTCGCCTCCCAGGTGACCCTGTTCACCGACGACAGCGTGGACTGCGCGGGCCCGTCCGTACCGGGGCCGAGCCTGCACGAGTGGGCTCGGACGCTCCCCGAGGGATACCCGGAACAGGTCGTGTCCGAGGCCCGGCGGCTCGGCCCGGACACCTATCCGACCCGGGCGTTCCACGGTCACTACCTCGAGTGGGTGTTCCGGCACCTGTCACGCACCGCGCCCGAGGAGGTGACGGTCCACACGCACCGGACGACCGCCCTCGCGCTGGACGACGCCTACGACGGACGACAGACGGTGACGCTGGAGGACGGCGGCCGGCTGTCCGGGATGGACGCCGTGGTGCTGGCCCTCGGCCACGGAGAACTGGTCCCCGACCGGGCGGAACGCGAGCTGGCCGACTTCGCGGACCGGCACGGTCTGACCTACGTCGGGCCCGGGAACCCGGCCGACGCCGCACTGGACGGCATCGCGCCGGGCACGCCGGTCGCCCTGCGCGGCCTCGGGCTGAACTTCTTCGACCACCTGGCCCTGCTCACCGAGGGCCGCGGAGGCACGTTCAAGGAGAACGAGACCGGCCTTGTCTACCTCCCCAGCGGCAACGAGCCGACGCTGTACGCCGGTTCGCGCCGCGGAGTGCCGTACCACGCGCGGGGCGAGAACGAGAAGGGCGCGCTCGGCCGCCACCACCCGCGCTTCCTCACCCCGGAGGTCATCGCCGGGCTGCGGCGGCGCGCGGACGGCGGACGGCCCGTCACCTTCCGCGAGGGGATCTGGCCGCTGATCGACCGCGAGGTGCGCACCCTCTACCACGAGACATGGATCCGGGCCGCCCGAGGCGCCTGGGCCGCGGACGAGTTCGTACGGCTCACGCTCGCGGGCCGCGGTCCGGAGACCGACCTGCTGGACCGGTACGCCGTGCCGCGCGGCGAGCGGTGGGACTGGCGGCGGATCGAGCGCCCGCACGGCGAGCGTGCCTTCGCCGGCCGCGACGACTTCCGGCACTGGCTGCTGGAGTATCTGCGGCGCGATCTCGCCGAGGCCCGGCTGGGCAATGTGAGTGGCCCGTTGAAGGCGGCACTGGACGCCCTGCGGGACCTGCGCAACGAGATCAGGCTCGCGGTCGATCACGGAGGAGTCTCCGGGGAGTCGTACGCCGGCGAACTGGACGGCTGGTACACGCCGTTGAACGCCTTCACCTCCATCGGCCCGCCGGCCTTCCGCGTCGAGCAGCTGATCGCGCTCCTCGAGGCCGGGACCCTGCACGTCGTCGGGCCGGGGATGCGAGTACGGCCCTGCGCGCGCGAGAACGGGTTCCTGGTGGACGCGGAACGGGTCGCCGAGCCGCCGGTACGGGTCGGCGCGCTGATCGAGGCACGGCTGCCCGAGACCGACCTGCGGCGCAGCGCCAACCCCCTGCTCAGGACGCTCCTCGCGGCCGGCGGTTGCGTCCCCTACCGCTTGGACGGTCATGAGACGGGAGGGTTGGCCGTGACGGGCGGCCCGCCCCGGCTGGTGGACGCGGCGGGCCGGGCGCACCCGCGCCGCTTCGCGTTCGGCGTGCCGACGGAGGGCGTGCGCTGGGTGACGGCCGTCGGCGTCAGGCCCGGCGTGGGCTCGGTGACGCTGGAGGACGCCGACGCGATCGCCCGAGCGGCACTGCGGCTCCCGGAGGCCGAAGCAAGACCCAAGGAACACAAGGAATACCTGGAATCCAAGGAATACAAGGAACGCAGGGAGCTGGGGAGTCGATGA
- a CDS encoding class-II fumarase/aspartase family protein yields the protein MSVNALSVGTDAGLLAPTWADTPAAAEVTDEAWLQAMLDAEVALARAQYAVGLTPAAAVEAIAAAARTYRLDPVALARAARAAANPVVALVTAFTEVVAAQDPAAAEYVHRGSTSQDILDSAAMLVARRVLALIAADLERVRAALASLADTHRRTVLAGRTLTQHAVPTTFGLKAAGWLQLAADALARVRALASALPAQLGGAAGTLAAYGEYAALDGGKSEDAVDLLGPFARALDLAEPVLPWHTARTPVADLGAVLQLVTGALGKFALDVQTLSRTEIGEVSEPAAVGRGASSAMPQKRNPALATLIVSAARQVPAHALVLAQSMLAEDERPAGAWHAEWQPLREALRLTGGAAHTAVELAEGLVVHPDRMHANLELTGGALVTERLTVALAPTLGRTRAKKLLSAATAEAAAGGRPLAEVLSTHPDLSARLTPDRLANLLDPARYTGAADALVERALHSYGDAGTAVPAREGSTR from the coding sequence ATGAGCGTGAACGCGCTGTCCGTGGGCACCGACGCGGGCCTGCTCGCCCCCACCTGGGCGGACACGCCGGCCGCGGCCGAGGTGACCGACGAGGCGTGGCTGCAGGCCATGCTGGACGCCGAAGTGGCCCTGGCCCGGGCCCAGTACGCCGTCGGGCTCACCCCCGCCGCCGCGGTGGAGGCGATCGCCGCGGCGGCCCGTACCTACCGGCTGGACCCGGTCGCCCTGGCCCGTGCGGCGCGGGCCGCGGCCAACCCGGTGGTCGCCCTGGTCACCGCCTTCACGGAGGTGGTCGCCGCGCAGGATCCGGCCGCGGCCGAGTACGTGCACCGCGGATCCACCAGCCAGGACATCCTCGACTCGGCGGCCATGCTGGTCGCCCGCCGGGTGCTCGCCCTGATCGCCGCCGACCTGGAACGCGTCCGTGCCGCCCTCGCTTCCCTGGCCGACACCCACCGCCGCACCGTGCTGGCGGGGCGCACCCTGACCCAGCACGCCGTGCCCACCACCTTCGGCCTGAAGGCCGCCGGCTGGCTCCAGTTGGCCGCCGACGCCCTGGCCCGGGTACGGGCGCTGGCGTCCGCACTGCCGGCCCAGCTCGGCGGCGCGGCCGGCACCCTCGCCGCGTACGGCGAGTACGCGGCACTGGACGGCGGGAAGAGCGAGGACGCCGTGGACCTGCTGGGGCCGTTCGCGCGGGCGCTCGACCTGGCCGAACCGGTGCTCCCATGGCACACCGCGCGCACGCCCGTCGCGGACCTGGGGGCGGTGCTCCAACTGGTCACCGGGGCGCTCGGGAAGTTCGCGCTCGACGTGCAGACGCTGTCGCGCACCGAGATCGGCGAGGTGTCCGAGCCGGCCGCGGTCGGACGCGGCGCCTCCTCGGCGATGCCGCAGAAGCGCAATCCCGCGCTCGCCACGCTCATCGTGTCGGCCGCCCGGCAGGTCCCCGCGCACGCTCTCGTCCTGGCCCAGAGCATGCTCGCCGAGGACGAGCGGCCCGCCGGGGCGTGGCACGCCGAGTGGCAACCGCTGCGGGAGGCCCTGCGCCTGACGGGCGGGGCCGCGCACACCGCCGTGGAGCTCGCGGAAGGGCTGGTCGTCCATCCGGACCGGATGCACGCCAACCTGGAACTGACCGGCGGCGCCCTCGTCACCGAACGCCTGACGGTGGCGCTCGCCCCGACGCTCGGCAGGACGCGCGCGAAGAAGCTGCTGTCCGCCGCGACGGCCGAGGCAGCCGCCGGCGGACGCCCCCTCGCGGAGGTGCTGTCCACCCATCCCGACCTGTCGGCCCGGCTCACCCCGGACCGGCTCGCGAACCTCCTCGACCCGGCCCGGTACACAGGCGCGGCCGACGCCCTCGTCGAGCGGGCGCTGCACAGCTACGGGGATGCCGGCACCGCCGTCCCGGCGCGCGAGGGGAGCACCCGATGA